The Vitis vinifera cultivar Pinot Noir 40024 chromosome 16, ASM3070453v1 DNA segment cacaccactttaatttttttcaaataattttaagtactcaatttcttttccttcttttaaggtttagggtcaCCAAAAATCTCGATTTTAATAAGCTTGCTGCCATTCTCATTCTGGCATgcaattttacaaattttctttgattttaaaataattttgcttctcttgatttttcaataagcatgaatgcaattctataatttcaaaaatcatgGAATTAGTAGAattaattcaaacaaaaataaattgggctttggtgggggcccgacatctattttattttctttaaaaatgatttaagtgAAACACATAACTTGTCTTGATGGGTTTTGCTCCATTTTGTGACACAGGTGATATAGCTTGTATTCATTACTGTGTACTAACTccatttcatgatagcgcattattGTTTGCGGTTAAGGTATGCTTTCATTCTCACTCTATCTATTCTCTATACATGATTGGATTCTAGTGTATGATCATTTTGGAATCCATCGGTCTCCGAGTTGATTGTTATGTTTGTCTCATCTTATTTAGTAAAGACCTATTTTTTTAAGGACTCAAAGGGGTGCTACAGTCTTTTACCATaacttcctgataagtaacctgatcctcagACCCGTCTCTATTTTCCACGGACtgtctttttcaaataaggaatcacacttagggttttctttcttattttgtttttcctttaaaaaataaaacaaaaataagtgacgactccaagtcttttctaaaaataatttttttttatttaaaaaaagcaaGTTTGCCATCGAATGGGAGCGCATGTgcaaaatacggggtccacacctagatattaaaatatgaaaaagtgATCTAGATACAAAGAATGTGATCTAAATATTAATGTGTGAAAAAAGATGACTTAGGTACAAAAAAAGTGACCTAGATACTAAGTTACATATAATGTGACTTAGGTATGAAAAATACGACCAAGATACAAAAAAAAGTGTCCTAAGTACACTATAGGAAAAATGGCTTATAACAATGGCTAGTGAGCCTCATTAGGCTATAAATGATGTGACTGTAGCCTATGGTAGCACACCAAGCAGAGCACCATTGAGTGTGGCTATAGGTGGTGCAACTATATCTTATATCGGCAGTTGCTAGTATGACCATGAATACAAGGTCAAGCATTAGTTGTGGCCATAAGTAGAATGCAACAAATGGTTCTTATAACTACATCTTGGTTTTTTACCCCCATTAAGGTATGTAGTTGTAGTTTGTTTTTGTTACCCCCACTAAATGACATATAGTTGTGTTTCcaacttttttaatacttgaaagataaaaattttcaagtgttaaaaatattaaaaagactaaatatatCATCAAGATACTAAGGTGCAAAAATAGAACTAAATTAGTTAAGAAAAATGTGATATagttactaaaaaatattactaaagtataaaataaatgtaaagcATGTAAAATGCAATAATGTCATCGAGGTTTGAATGTTGTGACTTGGTATGACAAgtgtaatgaaaatataaaaaatataatcaaagtaCATTTAATTATGTACTTAATAATTATGTTGATGTCAATGagttaaatatgtttaattatgtTAGTTGATGTCGATgagttacttttagctgaatagaaaaagccaaataatttggttttttctattcagtcaaaaaacaaacaccatctaaatGATTCAATTTTGTTTAGTTATTCCTAACATTAATATTAtacttcttttttgttttaaaaataaaaatctttataaaaataaaaattaggtagTTGAAATTTGGTTGATAGCTATgaccttatatttttaaaaatcacttaattttttttaaaactttaggTAGTAGAAATTTTTGTTAGttcaatgttttttaaattttttaaaaaattattgctttttcaatgtaaaagtttatatttattactattttttgttttaaaaacaaaaaaataggaaacctATCCAAACCTATACTTAAAgggtgtttaataaaataacttaataactgacttgataacttaatttaagtcattaactaaattaaatatgtttagtaagataacttaatgatatgtcataaaataaaaaacaacttaaaatcatgataagttaaaaaaattaacttattcttaagtctatatcttcattttattttattttaccccATTTGCTTTATTTACCTCCACGATCTTTTTTGCTATTTCACTGCCTCCATTGTTACTTTACCTCATTTACcctagttataatttattaatataaaatatatcaatttggtaatttagaataaattttaaattaattttatcaaataatcttaatttttaaagtaaaaattaagtaacaaattttaagttaacaatttaagtatattttaatttaaagtcaacttaaatcattaagtaataagtattaagtttcaCCAAACACCCCTTTAATttgtttctaaattttcttgTAGTACTATATCTTACTATTTTAACAGTAAATTAAAATTCGTTAAAATTCACATGTTGTAATTTGAGATGAAGTTCATATCACGTCAATAGCTAATGTGGTGCTACTATATATTTGATACTTTACTCAAATGtgagtagatttttttttttttttaatttgcttatataatttttaaataaagtacTTCAACACTAAAAAGagtttaatagaaaaaaaaaatttattggtaAGCAATTAAAGTACTTCCAAAAATCTTATCAAAGAAATCCAAATTAATTCATCTTATGAAAACCCTCAATATAAACGTTTCATGTAGAATTTTCATTCTGaatattctatatatattacttcaatTGTTACTATATATTGAACTCATCTATACCATATGTTTGGAACTTTAACTTCAATGGTTACTATACGCATTGAACTCATCTGTAGTATACGTTTAGAACTTTTACTTCAATTGTTACTATGTGTTTAACTTAAAAGAGAAATTAGACATGTGTGAGACAAATTAAAGTTAGAAGGTTAAAACCTCTCCTATATCAAAGAAGTTTCATTGAATACATGGGCTCTACATTATTGTCCCTTTCCTAAACCATAAGGAAGAGGTGCCAATTTTTTATATGACCAAAAAGGAGAAATCTTGATTCAAATTTGTAGAGATGGCAGTAAATGTTAACCTTTTTTATCTCCTTTCTTTGTGTATTTTCCTTTGATATGTTCTCTTTTATTCAAACTTGGTGTTCATCTTCCAACTCCTCCTATCATCTATTGTGATAATGTTGGTGCTACACATCTGTGCTCTAATCCGATTTTTCATTCTAGAATAAAACACGTGGCCATTGACTTTCACTTTCACTTTATTTGGGACAAATTAAGTTCAAAGTTGAGTTCTATGTGTCACTCATGTTTCATCACAAGATCAACTTGTTGATGCACTCACCAAACCGCTTCCTCACATGcactttcttcttcttcggtCCAAGATTAGAATCTCCGATAGGAGCTTCATCTTACAAGGGTATGATAAGGATAATTGATTTCTCTTATAAACCCATATGATAGAATGATATTATTACtggattgaaaaatcaattcaagcatTGGATCTCTAAAAAATGCATGTTATCAAGATATTGGGCCTAGTagaataaataaactttaaaacttTGGAATATTTGGATGTTTCCAAATCCCTTTTCTAATTCACGAAGATgctcacaaaaaaaataaaaataaaataaaaacatatagaaaacaaaatgaaaaaaaaaataaaaaaaacccaacaaaaaccgaaaggaaaaaaaaggttaattgTCCAGTCAAAACCAACAAAAACAGACTCTCCCAAATCTAAGCCGTTTTCATTGAACACACTCTTTCAACCCGTAACCTAGGCTCTATTTTATTGTCCCTGTGTCCTAAACCACCATTTTCCgacaagaaaacaagaaaggaaATGTACAGATCCTTGAGCTCCACCCGAGTTGCTGAGGACTACAACATCAATGTGGGATCCCCATCTTCGAAGTCCCCCGGACTGAGAGTGTCAGTCTCCAATGAAGAGCTCCCGGTTTACGATCCGGTCTCCGAGATGGCCAAGAAGGAGAGATCACGTATCAAATTTGCAGAGAATGCTGTTCATGTTATCCCTTTTGTGCTCCTCCTTTGTGCCATTATTCTTTGGGTTTTCTCCAATCCAGGTACATCCTGATCTTCTTTCCTGAATTATTAATTCTTATTCTCCATgttatacatattttttctttttctttttttcatttaaaaaaatcatgattatttttcctttttcttttttaaataatgattattttgctttttaattatttatttattttgggtttttttttctgtaaATTTTTGGTTGCAGATGTAGATGTGGGGATAACAAATGATTCAATTGCAGCAAGAATCAGAGGACTCACTCTAGAAGGTGATGAAATTGATGAAATTAACCCAAACAACCTCTTGCCTACCTTGGATTTTGGGGAATTGGAACATTCAAGGAAGCAAGCTACAGATCACAAAGCTCTCAGGCGAACCAAGgccaaatccaaatccaaatccaaatgagcctctttattttactttcatgATTGCCAAGGGGGAAAATTGCTCTTTCCCTCACCAAGTTTAGTGTTCttcattcattttcctttgcatttctTTATAGTACAATTTCTTTACCATTGACTATTTTcctctttaatttttgttaacATTTCTATCAAGCACAtccttaaaatttttcatattgtcTCATGAGAATTTTGCATCTTATTACCTTTCATGGAGACCATCTAtcaattatcaatttatttggaaagccatatattagttttttggaaaattgtacATGATCCAAATTGTTGAAATGTACGATAAAATCTAAGCAGTTAGATGacgatataaataaatgagactGAGATACAAACAAATGGGAATTAGACTAAACTTGAGTATAATGTTTGAGATCTAAAATATGTACATGACATTTTTTCCGTCGGTTCTCCTTTCAACATGTGATTTTGGTACTATAGGATCTTAGTTTTtcatttgaattgaaaattggTATGGTTCAtgtaaatttgtaaataaagtttaattttagttGGATCGGGTTGATGGTATATATGTATACTAaaatattgtaattttatttttaattatttaaaaatttattgtaaGAATATGTAGTTCCACCATTTTTTTAGTATTCAAACCTTAGTTTAGAAAAAATGAGCAACCCTATTTAAGGTTAAATTTTAAGTCAGTATTAGAATACAATGTAAATTGTTATTGCTTGACAAAGTTGAGACTAAAAAATGCCAATAACAAAAGTTTAATAGTAATCTATGTGTACAAAAGCTTGTAACATGTTACATCATTATATTCCAATGATACATGCTCCATGTAAATGAATTAAAGACTAATCCTCAATCCATATACAtggagagagcgagagagaattttaaatttgatcaaTATTATATAGTTAATCATTTTGTTCGCATTCTAATTATACTTTTTTAAGGTAATGTTTTGTTCCCAAAAAATTGgaaggaaaatttgaaagaaagaaaagaagaaaagcagaaaagcaaaggaaaataaaaaataagtttaaaaatactaaattattttttatatgccacttcaaaatcatttgacttatttttttctcttttatgaaaatattaaataatttaaaaatatctaaaattttctttaaaatattttttattcttaaaaacaaaaaatatcatattttcggTTTTTTAAgggatgttttaaaaaaagagagataaatatgaagaatgata contains these protein-coding regions:
- the LOC100244287 gene encoding uncharacterized protein LOC100244287, whose amino-acid sequence is MYRSLSSTRVAEDYNINVGSPSSKSPGLRVSVSNEELPVYDPVSEMAKKERSRIKFAENAVHVIPFVLLLCAIILWVFSNPDVDVGITNDSIAARIRGLTLEGDEIDEINPNNLLPTLDFGELEHSRKQATDHKALRRTKAKSKSKSK